One stretch of Glycine soja cultivar W05 chromosome 7, ASM419377v2, whole genome shotgun sequence DNA includes these proteins:
- the LOC114419896 gene encoding LEAF RUST 10 DISEASE-RESISTANCE LOCUS RECEPTOR-LIKE PROTEIN KINASE-like 1.4: MDENITLPWLKRLDMAIDIANPLDHLNNYGIIHRNVKSSNFLLDVNCCAKVGNLHLLQKLPDGVPVDATHVTSDRAGSSGYMDPEYLTKGQLSVKNDVYSFGVVLCELLSSKLAKDWVLNEVDNLVSILSRKIENQALVELLDPRLGFESNLKIKQVMTVTAKLALKRMKLMSTRIKVCFLDAQEIAPPPRRNTQPLVDE, encoded by the exons ATGGACGAAAATATTACACTACCTTGGCTTAAACGATTGGATATGGCTATTGATATTGCAAATCCTTTGGACCATCTTAACAATTATGGCATCATCCACCGCAATGTGAAGTCCAGCAATTTTCTCCTAGATGTGAACTGTTGTGCTAAAGTTGGTAACCTTCATTTATTGCAGAAACTTCCGGATGGAGTTCCTGTGGATGCCACCCATGTTACTAGTGATAGAGCAGGGTCAAGTGGTTATATGGACCCAGAGTATTTGACAAAGGGCCAGCTTAGCGTAAAAAATGATGTTTATAGCTTTGGGGTGGTGTTGTGTGAGCTTCTATCATCAAAGCTAGCGAAAGACTGGGTTCTGAATGAAGTGGATAATCTTGTTTCCATTTTAAGcagaaaaattgaaaaccaaGCTTTGGTGGAGCTGTTAGATCCAAGACTTGGCTTCGAATCAAACCTTAAGATCAAACAGGTTATGACTGTTACAGCTAAACTTGCCCTTAAGCGCATGAAATTAATGTCCACAAGAATTAAG gtctGTTTCTTGGATGCCCAAGAGATAGCACCTCCTCCTAGGAGGAATACCCAACCACTTGTGGATGAATAA